In Streptomyces sp. NBC_01439, the following are encoded in one genomic region:
- a CDS encoding alanine--tRNA ligase-related protein — MKTEQLTRTFVEYFEEREHRRIVGSTLLPPPGDPVLFTTSGMHPLTPYLEGRPHPLGRRLVNVQRCLRTTDLEEVGDATHLTVFEMLGTWSLGDYPGPLSLDWGYGLLTEGLGVDRGRLYATVHAGDDRTGPDTASLELWQGLGVPVEPTVEDNWWSNGPVGPCGPDSEIFLWSGDGPPESTPTRDDRWVEVWNHVTMTHRRLDDGSLVPLPQRNVDTGLGLERLASLLQGKSSVFECDVFDPWRSLVPALWPLDERSLRVVCDHLRSAVVVLGDGVRPANTGQGYVLRRLVRRMLTLLWREDASRSIEDLPDELVRHTLDHFRQDMGPGDVRRVLSEEEHRFRRLLERGRQVLARPRFRGPLTREDFHYLHDTHGLPRELVTSLLHE, encoded by the coding sequence ATGAAGACCGAGCAGCTGACCAGAACGTTCGTCGAGTACTTCGAAGAGCGTGAGCACCGCCGCATCGTCGGCTCGACGCTGCTGCCACCGCCCGGCGACCCCGTGCTCTTCACCACCTCCGGCATGCACCCGCTCACTCCGTACCTGGAGGGACGACCCCACCCGTTGGGCAGGCGGCTGGTCAACGTCCAGCGCTGTCTGCGCACCACGGACCTGGAGGAGGTCGGCGACGCCACCCACCTGACGGTCTTCGAGATGCTCGGCACCTGGTCGTTGGGCGACTACCCCGGCCCGCTCAGTCTCGACTGGGGATACGGGCTCCTCACCGAGGGGCTGGGCGTGGACCGCGGCCGCTTGTACGCCACCGTCCACGCCGGCGACGACCGGACCGGGCCGGACACCGCTTCCCTGGAGCTGTGGCAGGGGCTCGGAGTCCCCGTCGAACCCACCGTGGAGGACAACTGGTGGTCCAACGGGCCCGTCGGACCGTGCGGTCCCGACTCGGAGATCTTCCTGTGGAGCGGCGACGGCCCGCCCGAGTCCACGCCCACCCGCGACGACCGCTGGGTGGAGGTGTGGAACCACGTGACGATGACTCACCGCCGACTCGACGACGGTTCCCTGGTGCCCCTTCCCCAGCGCAACGTGGACACCGGCCTCGGCCTGGAACGGCTCGCCTCCCTGCTCCAAGGCAAGTCGTCCGTGTTCGAGTGCGACGTCTTCGACCCTTGGCGCAGCCTCGTACCGGCCCTGTGGCCCCTGGACGAACGGTCGCTGCGCGTGGTCTGCGACCACCTGCGCTCGGCCGTCGTGGTACTCGGCGACGGCGTGCGCCCGGCCAACACGGGGCAGGGCTACGTGCTGCGACGCCTGGTGCGACGGATGCTCACCCTGCTGTGGCGGGAGGACGCCTCGCGGAGCATCGAGGACCTGCCGGACGAACTGGTCCGGCACACCCTGGACCACTTCCGACAGGACATGGGCCCGGGCGACGTACGGCGGGTCCTGAGCGAGGAGGAGCACCGGTTCCGCCGGCTCCTGGAACGCGGGCGGCAGGTGCTCGCCCGCCCCCGGTTCCGGGGTCCGCTGACCCGGGAGGACTTCCACTACCTCCACGACACCCATGGGTTGCCGCGCGAGCTGGTCACGAGCCTGCTGCACGAGTGA
- a CDS encoding SDR family NAD(P)-dependent oxidoreductase, which yields MDISGSNVLLTGATGGIGAALAARLTAQGARLTITGRREEALKTTAGACGARTVVADLAVRSDVEHLAESCAEADILVANAALPASGDLLDYTEDQLDRALDVNLRAPVVLSRLLAEHMVGRGRGHIVLVGSISGKAATKSTSLYNATKFGLRGFALALRQELRGTGVGVSLVQPGFVRDAGMFAATGATAPNGIRTVTPGQVADGVVRAVRRDRCEVNVAPLELRLLSAVAGQFPGFAERVQARMDLDGSVRQIVEAQRSRR from the coding sequence GTGGACATATCCGGATCGAACGTTCTACTCACCGGCGCCACCGGGGGCATCGGCGCTGCCCTCGCCGCGCGCCTGACCGCGCAGGGGGCCCGCCTCACGATCACCGGGCGGCGGGAGGAGGCCCTCAAGACCACCGCCGGCGCCTGCGGCGCCCGTACCGTGGTGGCCGATCTGGCCGTACGGTCCGATGTCGAACACCTAGCCGAGAGTTGCGCGGAGGCGGACATCCTCGTCGCGAACGCCGCGCTGCCCGCGAGCGGCGACCTCCTGGACTACACGGAGGACCAGCTCGACCGCGCCCTCGACGTCAACCTCCGCGCGCCCGTGGTGCTCTCCCGGTTGCTCGCGGAGCACATGGTGGGCCGCGGCCGCGGCCACATCGTGCTGGTCGGCTCCATTTCCGGCAAGGCTGCCACCAAGTCGACCTCCCTGTACAACGCGACGAAGTTCGGGCTGCGCGGATTCGCACTCGCTCTGCGCCAGGAGCTCAGGGGTACGGGGGTGGGGGTGTCCCTGGTCCAGCCCGGCTTCGTCCGCGACGCCGGAATGTTCGCGGCCACCGGTGCCACCGCGCCGAACGGCATCAGGACCGTCACACCCGGCCAGGTCGCCGACGGCGTCGTACGAGCCGTCCGCCGCGACCGCTGCGAGGTCAACGTGGCGCCGCTGGAGCTGCGGCTGCTGAGCGCCGTCGCCGGACAGTTCCCCGGGTTCGCCGAGCGCGTCCAGGCCCGGATGGACCTCGACGGGTCCGTGCGACAGATCGTCGAGGCCCAGCGCTCGCGCCGATAG
- a CDS encoding TetR/AcrR family transcriptional regulator — protein sequence MPHASDTRQSIIDAVLRIIGQDGIAAVTNRRIAKEAGVSLGSVTYHFATQHELLRESLLHFVAEETRHFTALADECTDEQFDIGQAAEVVAQVAGGNAFDSRHIAPFELYVQAGRDERLRAAAAECFAAYDLLATRILTHLGVPDPERMAGVAVALVFGQQLRRLATGAPAEDLVDTLLVLTKFTPAQTP from the coding sequence ATGCCCCATGCTTCCGACACCCGCCAGAGCATCATCGACGCCGTACTGCGGATCATCGGGCAGGACGGCATCGCCGCCGTCACCAACCGGCGGATCGCGAAGGAGGCCGGAGTCTCCCTCGGCTCCGTCACCTACCACTTCGCAACCCAGCACGAGCTGCTGCGCGAGAGCCTGCTCCACTTCGTGGCCGAGGAGACCCGGCACTTCACGGCGCTCGCGGACGAATGCACCGACGAGCAGTTCGACATCGGGCAGGCGGCCGAGGTGGTGGCGCAGGTGGCGGGCGGAAACGCCTTCGACAGCCGCCACATCGCGCCGTTCGAGCTGTACGTCCAGGCGGGCCGGGACGAACGGCTGCGCGCCGCCGCAGCCGAGTGCTTCGCCGCCTACGACCTGCTGGCCACCCGGATCCTGACCCACCTCGGAGTCCCGGACCCCGAACGCATGGCCGGCGTGGCCGTGGCCCTGGTCTTCGGACAGCAGCTGCGCCGCCTGGCGACCGGCGCCCCCGCCGAGGATCTCGTCGACACCCTGCTGGTCCTCACGAAGTTCACCCCGGCGCAGACCCCGTAG
- a CDS encoding NUDIX hydrolase family protein — MSDTTETTPGWLSSDELEMARAQMPILYVEAVPVRVDDTGEVTTIGLLLRIGTDGAISRTLVSGRVMHHERIRDALLRHLEKDLGPVALPRIPASLQPFTVAEYFPTAGVTPYHDPRQHAVSLAYVVPVTGDCRPRQDALDLVWFSPQEALSAAVQGEMPGGHAALLKQALAHVGYTY, encoded by the coding sequence ATGTCTGACACGACCGAAACTACGCCCGGCTGGCTGAGCAGCGACGAGCTGGAAATGGCCCGGGCCCAGATGCCGATCCTCTACGTCGAGGCCGTCCCCGTACGCGTGGACGACACCGGCGAAGTCACCACCATCGGACTGCTCCTGCGGATCGGCACGGACGGGGCGATCAGTCGGACCCTGGTGTCCGGCCGTGTCATGCACCACGAGCGGATCCGTGACGCGCTCCTGCGCCACCTGGAGAAGGACCTGGGCCCCGTGGCCCTGCCCCGCATCCCCGCTTCCCTCCAGCCCTTCACGGTCGCCGAGTACTTCCCCACGGCGGGCGTCACCCCCTACCACGACCCTCGCCAGCACGCGGTGTCGCTCGCCTACGTCGTACCGGTCACGGGTGACTGCCGTCCCCGCCAGGACGCCCTGGACCTGGTCTGGTTCAGTCCGCAGGAAGCCCTTTCGGCAGCCGTGCAGGGCGAGATGCCGGGCGGGCACGCGGCGCTGCTGAAGCAGGCGCTCGCGCACGTGGGGTACACGTACTGA
- a CDS encoding DUF3824 domain-containing protein, giving the protein MSTPPPQQHPGPYGPPQHPSPYGGQPYAAQPPAHQQPYPGQSYPGQPGPPQPYPGQGAWGQLPTGGAPRRRNRIGMVIGMIAGAVLLLGALGAIGIRLSGSGFPEARYRLTVPKTLVDGKYALVQDHSATVGKEALDGAHDPKIRDPKPAAGQYASESAKESGALVVSGMYGQFKDPAGARKKMLRGAAESETASLAVPARDITPTGSDVTLSCQVLTVRQNGIESSLPMCAWGDENTGATVGILSEETALQKPGSVDLAKTAETTLKVRAEMRRPIG; this is encoded by the coding sequence ATGAGCACGCCGCCGCCCCAGCAACACCCCGGCCCGTACGGGCCCCCGCAGCACCCGAGTCCCTACGGGGGACAGCCGTACGCCGCCCAGCCCCCCGCGCACCAGCAGCCGTACCCGGGTCAGTCGTACCCGGGGCAGCCCGGTCCGCCGCAGCCGTACCCCGGCCAAGGGGCCTGGGGGCAGCTCCCGACGGGCGGCGCGCCGCGGCGCAGGAACCGGATCGGCATGGTGATCGGGATGATCGCGGGAGCAGTGCTGTTGCTCGGTGCGCTCGGCGCGATCGGAATCAGGCTGAGCGGATCCGGCTTCCCCGAGGCCCGCTACCGGCTCACCGTTCCCAAGACCCTCGTGGACGGCAAGTACGCGCTGGTCCAGGACCATTCGGCCACCGTGGGCAAGGAAGCCCTCGACGGCGCCCACGACCCGAAGATCCGCGATCCGAAGCCGGCCGCCGGTCAGTACGCCTCCGAGTCCGCGAAGGAGTCGGGCGCCCTGGTCGTCTCGGGGATGTACGGACAGTTCAAGGATCCCGCGGGAGCCCGCAAGAAGATGCTGCGCGGCGCCGCGGAATCCGAGACCGCGTCCCTGGCGGTCCCCGCGCGGGACATCACGCCCACCGGCTCCGACGTCACCCTGTCCTGCCAGGTGCTGACGGTGCGGCAGAACGGGATCGAGAGCTCCCTGCCGATGTGCGCCTGGGGCGACGAGAACACCGGCGCCACGGTCGGCATCCTCAGCGAGGAGACCGCGCTGCAGAAGCCCGGGTCCGTCGACCTCGCCAAGACCGCCGAGACGACCCTCAAGGTGCGTGCCGAGATGCGCCGGCCGATCGGCTGA
- a CDS encoding GNAT family N-acetyltransferase: protein MAAVPRYASIFGLRGMPRAGEVQHAMHEAHPQTPHWYLPSVGTERGLQGMGVGSALLGQQLADCDRLGQPAYLESSNVTNLPFYEKLGFRITAEIRLPEGGPTLWPMWRDPDPTAGRTTRKGASRGSSERRGPTR, encoded by the coding sequence TTGGCGGCCGTCCCCCGGTACGCGAGCATCTTCGGCCTTCGCGGGATGCCGCGGGCCGGAGAGGTCCAGCACGCCATGCACGAGGCCCATCCGCAGACACCGCACTGGTACCTGCCGTCCGTGGGGACGGAACGGGGACTCCAGGGGATGGGAGTCGGGTCGGCGCTGCTCGGCCAGCAGCTGGCCGACTGCGACCGGCTCGGGCAACCCGCCTACCTGGAATCCAGCAACGTCACCAACCTCCCCTTCTACGAGAAGCTGGGCTTCCGCATCACCGCGGAGATCCGCCTCCCGGAAGGCGGGCCCACCCTCTGGCCGATGTGGCGGGACCCCGATCCCACTGCCGGACGTACGACCCGCAAGGGCGCTTCCCGCGGGTCGTCCGAGCGGCGCGGGCCGACGCGTTGA
- a CDS encoding HEAT repeat domain-containing protein, translating to MGRGCDPLLDSEQDPRTLAIVIVALCSYSSVDVIPAILAHADHADPRVRRTVSAVLHTNTDQHEEVLAALTRLADDPEPTTRTNALSKLATSALDTPELRAVFAAHLADPDFDARLKAAAGLALRDDERGAAALDRIRSGIKNFNSPGRGELSDIHHLLSVRAEEVATTAQDH from the coding sequence CTGGGACGTGGATGTGACCCACTACTGGACAGCGAGCAGGACCCCCGCACCCTCGCCATCGTCATCGTCGCCCTCTGCTCCTACTCCTCCGTCGACGTGATCCCGGCGATCCTGGCCCACGCCGATCACGCCGACCCGCGCGTCCGGAGGACCGTCTCCGCGGTGCTCCACACCAACACGGACCAGCATGAAGAAGTCCTCGCAGCCCTGACTCGCCTGGCCGACGACCCCGAGCCGACGACCCGAACGAACGCGCTCAGCAAACTCGCCACATCCGCCCTCGACACCCCGGAACTACGCGCCGTCTTCGCCGCACACCTGGCGGACCCGGACTTCGACGCCAGGCTCAAAGCCGCCGCCGGACTCGCCCTGCGCGACGACGAACGTGGCGCGGCGGCCCTCGACAGGATCCGCTCCGGCATCAAGAACTTCAACAGCCCTGGCCGGGGCGAACTCTCCGACATCCACCATCTGCTGAGCGTGCGCGCCGAAGAAGTCGCAACAACGGCCCAGGACCACTGA
- the xdhB gene encoding xanthine dehydrogenase molybdopterin binding subunit — MSHLSERPEKPVVGVSMPHESAVLHVTGTALYTDDLVYRTKDTLHAYPVQVMKTRGRITALRTGPALAVPGVVRVLTVADVPGVNDAGMKHDEPLFPDEVMFHGHAVAWVLGETLEAARLGAAAVEVELDELPSVITLKEAIAAESFHGARPVMVTGDVDAGFADSAHVFTGEFQFSDQEHFYLETHAALAYIDEAEQVFIQSSTQHPSETQEIVAHVLGLHSHEVTVQCLRMGGGFGGKEMQPHGFAAIAALGAKLTGRPVRVRLNRTQDLTMSGKRHGFHADWKIGFDADGRIQALDATLTADGGWSLDLSEPVCARALCHIDNTYWIPNARVAGRIAKTNKVSNTAFRGFGGPQGMLVIEDILGRVAPLLGLDPMELRKRNFYQPGLGQSTPYGQPVPQAERIAGVWQQVEENGGVADRKREIAAFNAAHPHTKRALAITGIKFGISFNLTAFNQAGALVLIYKDGSVLINHGGTEMGQGLHTKMLQVAATTLGIPLHKVRLAPTRTDKVPNTSATAASSGADLNGGAVKNACEQLRARLLQVAASQLGSNASDVRIVDGVARTLGSDKELAWDDLVHTAYFQRVQLSAAGYYRTEGLHWDAKAFRGSPFKYFSYGAAAAEVEVDGFTGAYRIRRVDIVHDVGDSLSPMIDIGQVEGGFVQGAGWLTLEDMRWDTSDGPNRGRLLTQAASTYKLPSFSEMPAEFNVTLMENATEEGAVYGSKAVGEPPLMLAFCVREALRQAAAAFGPAGVSVELAAPATPEAVYWAIEAAREQNVDVRGGNGDALGGSEIRTDTSALSNA, encoded by the coding sequence ATGAGCCATTTGTCCGAGCGTCCCGAGAAGCCTGTGGTCGGCGTCTCCATGCCGCACGAGAGTGCCGTGCTGCACGTCACCGGCACCGCGCTCTACACCGATGACCTGGTGTACCGCACCAAGGACACGCTGCACGCCTACCCGGTCCAGGTCATGAAGACCCGGGGCAGGATCACCGCGCTGCGCACCGGGCCGGCGCTCGCCGTGCCCGGCGTGGTCCGCGTACTGACCGTCGCCGACGTGCCCGGCGTCAACGACGCCGGCATGAAGCACGACGAGCCCCTCTTCCCCGACGAGGTCATGTTCCACGGCCACGCGGTCGCCTGGGTGCTCGGCGAGACCCTGGAGGCGGCCCGGCTCGGTGCGGCGGCCGTCGAGGTGGAACTCGACGAACTGCCCTCCGTGATCACGTTGAAGGAAGCGATCGCGGCCGAGAGCTTCCACGGCGCCCGGCCCGTGATGGTGACCGGTGACGTCGACGCCGGCTTCGCCGACTCGGCGCACGTGTTCACCGGCGAGTTCCAGTTCTCCGACCAGGAGCACTTCTACCTCGAGACGCACGCCGCGCTGGCCTACATCGACGAGGCCGAGCAGGTGTTCATCCAGAGCAGCACCCAGCACCCCTCGGAGACCCAGGAGATCGTCGCGCACGTCCTCGGTCTGCACAGCCACGAGGTGACCGTGCAGTGCCTGCGGATGGGCGGCGGCTTCGGCGGCAAGGAGATGCAGCCGCACGGCTTCGCGGCCATCGCCGCGCTGGGCGCCAAGCTGACCGGCCGGCCGGTCCGGGTGCGGCTCAACCGCACCCAGGACCTGACGATGTCGGGCAAGCGGCACGGGTTCCACGCCGACTGGAAGATCGGCTTCGACGCCGACGGCCGCATCCAGGCGCTGGACGCCACGCTGACCGCGGACGGCGGCTGGAGCCTGGACCTGTCGGAGCCGGTCTGCGCCCGCGCGCTGTGCCACATCGACAACACGTACTGGATTCCCAACGCGCGGGTCGCCGGTCGCATCGCCAAGACCAACAAGGTCTCCAACACGGCCTTCCGCGGCTTCGGCGGACCGCAGGGCATGCTGGTGATCGAGGACATCCTGGGCCGGGTCGCGCCGCTGCTCGGCCTGGACCCGATGGAGCTGCGCAAGCGCAACTTCTACCAGCCGGGTCTCGGTCAATCGACGCCGTACGGCCAGCCGGTCCCGCAGGCGGAACGGATCGCCGGCGTCTGGCAGCAGGTCGAGGAGAACGGCGGCGTCGCCGACCGCAAGCGCGAGATCGCCGCCTTCAACGCCGCGCACCCGCACACCAAGCGGGCGCTGGCGATCACCGGCATCAAGTTCGGCATCTCGTTCAACCTCACGGCCTTCAACCAGGCCGGCGCACTGGTGCTGATCTACAAGGACGGCTCCGTCCTGATCAACCACGGCGGCACCGAGATGGGCCAGGGCCTGCACACCAAGATGCTGCAGGTGGCCGCGACCACGCTGGGCATCCCGCTGCACAAGGTGCGCCTCGCCCCCACGCGCACCGACAAGGTGCCCAACACCTCCGCGACTGCCGCCAGTTCCGGGGCGGACCTCAACGGTGGCGCGGTGAAGAACGCCTGCGAGCAGCTGCGCGCGCGGCTGCTGCAGGTGGCCGCCAGCCAGCTGGGTTCGAACGCCTCCGACGTGCGCATCGTCGACGGTGTCGCCCGCACCCTGGGCAGCGACAAGGAGCTGGCCTGGGACGACCTGGTGCACACCGCGTACTTCCAGCGCGTTCAGCTGTCGGCGGCCGGTTACTACCGGACCGAGGGGCTGCACTGGGACGCGAAGGCCTTCCGGGGCTCGCCGTTCAAGTACTTCTCCTACGGCGCCGCCGCGGCCGAGGTGGAGGTGGACGGCTTCACCGGCGCGTACCGCATCCGCCGGGTGGACATCGTGCACGACGTCGGCGACAGCCTGTCCCCGATGATCGACATCGGTCAGGTCGAGGGCGGTTTCGTGCAGGGGGCGGGCTGGCTGACGCTGGAGGACATGCGCTGGGACACCAGCGACGGGCCGAACCGGGGCCGGCTGCTGACCCAGGCCGCGAGCACCTACAAGCTGCCGAGCTTTTCGGAGATGCCCGCCGAGTTCAACGTCACGCTCATGGAGAACGCCACCGAGGAGGGCGCGGTGTACGGGTCCAAGGCGGTCGGTGAGCCCCCGCTGATGCTGGCGTTCTGCGTGCGCGAGGCGCTGCGGCAGGCCGCCGCTGCGTTCGGGCCCGCCGGGGTCAGTGTGGAGCTCGCCGCCCCCGCGACCCCGGAAGCCGTCTACTGGGCGATCGAAGCGGCCCGCGAGCAGAACGTCGACGTGCGGGGCGGCAACGGCGACGCTCTGGGCGGCAGCGAGATCCGAACCGACACGAGCGCTTTGAGCAATGCCTGA
- a CDS encoding xanthine dehydrogenase small subunit: MVAARITVNGKETPLSPAAPHTTVLDLLRERGLTGTKEGCAEGECGACSVLVARPGVNKPTDWVAVNACLVPAAALDGQEIITSEGLATVGEPGKPPTLHPVQEEMAVRGGSQCGYCTPGFICSMASEYYRPDRCAHAEPADASDTEHGPNGFDLHSLSGNLCRCTGYRPIRDAAFAVGAPTEDDPLAQRREQSPPEPAATVYTRDDSTFLRPSTLTEALELLRERPEAVVVAGSTDWGVEVNIRSRRARCVVAVDRLPELRSLSVESDYVEIGAAQTLTEIERRLDGSVPLLAELFPQFASRLIRNSATLGGNLGTGSPIGDSPPVLLALEASLLLTDADGEREVPLADYFTGYRQSVRRPGELIRAVRIPLPLSPVTAFHKIAKRRFDDISSVAIAFALDIEGGIVRKARIGLGGVAATPIRALSTESALEGRAWTAETVEAAARVLRGEGTPMSDHRASSVYRSAMLGQSLLKLHAHTTEAVSS, encoded by the coding sequence ATGGTAGCGGCGCGGATCACGGTCAACGGGAAAGAAACACCGCTTTCACCGGCTGCACCGCACACCACGGTGCTGGATCTCCTGCGCGAGCGCGGCCTCACCGGTACCAAGGAGGGCTGTGCCGAGGGTGAGTGCGGCGCCTGTTCGGTCCTGGTGGCCCGGCCCGGCGTGAACAAGCCCACCGACTGGGTGGCGGTCAACGCCTGTCTGGTGCCGGCCGCGGCACTCGACGGCCAGGAGATCATCACCTCCGAAGGTCTCGCCACGGTCGGCGAACCCGGTAAGCCGCCCACGCTGCACCCGGTGCAGGAGGAGATGGCGGTCCGTGGCGGTTCCCAATGCGGTTACTGCACACCGGGGTTCATCTGCAGCATGGCCTCCGAGTACTACCGGCCCGACCGCTGCGCGCACGCGGAGCCGGCCGACGCCAGCGACACCGAGCACGGTCCGAACGGCTTCGACCTGCACTCGCTGAGCGGAAACCTGTGCCGCTGCACCGGCTACCGACCGATTCGCGATGCCGCCTTCGCCGTCGGTGCGCCCACCGAGGACGACCCCCTGGCGCAGCGTCGCGAGCAGTCCCCGCCCGAACCCGCCGCCACGGTCTACACCCGGGACGACAGCACGTTCCTCCGGCCGAGCACCCTCACCGAAGCGCTCGAGCTGCTGCGCGAACGGCCCGAAGCCGTGGTGGTCGCCGGCAGCACCGACTGGGGCGTGGAGGTCAACATCCGCTCCCGCCGGGCGCGTTGCGTGGTCGCCGTCGACCGACTGCCCGAACTGCGGTCGCTGAGCGTCGAATCCGACTACGTCGAGATCGGGGCGGCGCAGACGCTCACCGAGATCGAACGCCGCCTCGACGGTAGCGTCCCGCTGCTGGCAGAGCTGTTCCCGCAGTTCGCTTCCCGGCTCATCCGCAACAGTGCGACGCTCGGCGGCAATCTGGGTACGGGCTCCCCCATCGGTGACAGCCCGCCGGTGCTCCTCGCCCTCGAGGCATCTCTGCTGCTCACCGATGCCGATGGTGAGCGCGAGGTCCCGCTGGCCGACTACTTCACCGGCTACCGGCAGAGCGTGCGCCGTCCCGGCGAGCTGATCCGGGCGGTGCGCATCCCGCTGCCGCTGTCGCCGGTCACGGCCTTCCACAAGATCGCCAAGCGGCGCTTCGACGACATCTCCAGCGTGGCGATCGCCTTCGCGCTCGACATCGAGGGCGGGATCGTCCGCAAGGCACGCATCGGGCTGGGCGGCGTGGCCGCCACGCCGATCCGCGCCCTGAGCACCGAGTCCGCCCTGGAAGGCAGGGCATGGACGGCGGAGACCGTCGAAGCCGCGGCCCGGGTGCTGCGGGGCGAGGGCACGCCGATGAGCGACCACCGCGCCAGTTCCGTCTACCGTTCAGCCATGCTCGGCCAGAGCCTGCTGAAGCTGCACGCGCACACCACCGAGGCGGTGTCTTCATGA
- a CDS encoding MFS transporter encodes MNLGRTKGGTAAPPRQGAALAALAAAQFTVMLATSIVNVALPQIRSGAGLSDGGTTWVVNAYGLAFGALLLAGGRAGDLLGRRRVLLAGLAVFAGASLAAGLAQSAGLLIAARAVQGVGAAAVAPAALALAMNLFPPGPGRGRALGVWGAVSGAGGAGGVLLGGVLTQAWGWPWIFHSVALGAAAVLVAVATLVPRAADRGSGRFDLLGTATVTLALTCLVWALTTARAAGWTDAGVLAALLGAFVLLVLFALVERRRPDALIPPRLFSTGRVAAGNLLMALLGSVWIALFFFLPLYQQQVLGMSPLATGAGQLPLTVANMLGAVLAPRISGRIGATATVTAALLTEAAGLLWLSWMRADGSYLVDVFGPSVLIGLGLSIAFVQLTALAVDGVPRQDAGLAGGLVNTTRQVGGAIGLAALATLAGSVTTHAPTDQPPLEALTTGYQAAFTASAAVLTATALLAPLLTRSSRRARRPRCPVPPRTSASPAPPQQGRAADRAPAS; translated from the coding sequence ATGAACCTTGGACGCACGAAGGGCGGGACCGCCGCCCCACCCCGCCAGGGGGCCGCGCTCGCGGCCCTGGCCGCAGCGCAGTTCACCGTGATGCTGGCCACCTCGATCGTGAACGTGGCGCTCCCGCAGATCCGGTCCGGAGCGGGCCTGTCGGACGGCGGGACCACCTGGGTGGTCAACGCCTACGGCCTGGCGTTCGGCGCGCTGCTGTTGGCCGGGGGCCGGGCAGGTGACCTGCTCGGCCGCCGCCGGGTGCTGCTGGCCGGCCTCGCGGTGTTCGCGGGGGCCTCGCTGGCTGCGGGGCTGGCCCAGTCTGCGGGCCTGCTGATCGCCGCCCGAGCCGTGCAGGGCGTCGGCGCCGCAGCCGTCGCCCCCGCCGCGCTCGCCCTCGCGATGAACCTGTTCCCTCCCGGCCCCGGCCGCGGACGCGCCCTGGGCGTGTGGGGCGCCGTCTCCGGTGCCGGGGGAGCGGGTGGCGTGTTGCTGGGCGGTGTGCTCACCCAGGCGTGGGGCTGGCCCTGGATCTTCCACTCGGTGGCACTCGGAGCGGCGGCCGTGCTGGTCGCCGTGGCGACGCTCGTGCCCCGGGCCGCCGATCGTGGATCCGGGCGGTTCGATCTGTTGGGTACTGCGACCGTCACCCTCGCCCTCACCTGTCTGGTCTGGGCATTGACCACCGCACGCGCCGCCGGCTGGACGGACGCCGGGGTGCTGGCCGCCCTCTTGGGGGCCTTCGTGCTGCTCGTCCTCTTCGCCCTGGTCGAACGTCGCCGGCCGGACGCCCTGATCCCGCCCAGGCTGTTCTCGACCGGCCGGGTCGCCGCGGGCAATCTACTGATGGCGCTGCTGGGGTCCGTGTGGATAGCCCTGTTCTTCTTCCTGCCGCTCTACCAGCAACAGGTCCTCGGAATGAGCCCGCTGGCCACCGGTGCGGGCCAACTCCCGCTCACCGTGGCGAACATGCTCGGCGCGGTCCTGGCACCCCGCATCTCGGGCCGCATCGGCGCCACGGCGACCGTCACCGCCGCCCTGCTGACCGAGGCCGCGGGTCTGCTGTGGCTGTCGTGGATGCGGGCGGACGGGAGCTACCTCGTCGATGTCTTCGGGCCGAGCGTCCTGATCGGACTGGGCCTGAGCATCGCCTTCGTCCAACTCACCGCGCTCGCCGTGGACGGCGTACCGCGCCAGGACGCGGGCCTCGCCGGCGGACTGGTGAACACCACCCGACAGGTCGGCGGCGCGATCGGACTCGCCGCCCTGGCCACCCTGGCCGGCTCCGTCACCACCCACGCCCCCACCGACCAGCCCCCGCTGGAAGCCCTCACCACGGGATACCAAGCCGCCTTCACCGCCTCCGCAGCAGTCCTCACCGCCACCGCACTCCTCGCACCGCTCCTCACCCGCTCGTCCCGGCGCGCCCGCCGCCCCCGCTGCCCCGTCCCGCCCCGTACGTCCGCATCCCCTGCACCGCCCCAACAGGGCCGAGCGGCCGACCGGGCACCCGCCTCCTGA